A genomic window from Megalobrama amblycephala isolate DHTTF-2021 linkage group LG2, ASM1881202v1, whole genome shotgun sequence includes:
- the LOC125261136 gene encoding olfactory receptor 24-like, producing the protein MQSNSSANVTFVRPATFFINGFFNVPHAKYYYVFLSLVYVVTVLGNSFIMCIIYLARRLHTAKYISVFHLALTDLCGSSALIPKVIDTFLFEHQDISYEACLTYMFFVYHFMNLQSLTLLVLSYDRVVAICFPLRYHAIVTKTAMFLIIGVMWIFSVTFFSVLVGSVNRLSFCGSNVLDSYFCDYGPIYRIACNDISVNLLLGKICYSLLIFTPLILIFISYFCIALVLFKIPHGVDRIKSIKTCTSHLMLVAIFYIPILSNNVASIIAPLHPNARIINNSLTQTIPPMLNPIIYTLKTEEVMQSIKELYKRSRVSTTQEKNMKCSRRN; encoded by the coding sequence ATGCAGTCAAACTCATCTGCAAATGTGACCTTTGTTCGTCCTGCAACATTTTTCATCAACGGCTTTTTTAATGTCCCACATGCAAAATACTACTATGTGTTCTTGTCTTTGGTGTATGTTGTGACTGTTTTAGGGAATTCATTTATCATGTGTATCATTTATTTGGCCCGCAGACTTCACACAGCCAAATACATTAGTGTTTTCCATCTGGCCCTTACTGATCTGTGTGGAAGCTCGGCTTTGATTCCAAAAGTCATAGACACATTTTTATTCGAGCATCAGGACATCTCATATGAAGCGTGCTTGACATATATGTTTTTTGTGTATCATTTCATGAATCTGCAGTCTTTGACACTACTTGTCTTGTCTTATGACAGAGTGGTTGCTATTTGTTTTCCTCTACGGTATCATGCCATTGTAACCAAAACAGCCATGTTTCTGATCATAGGCGTTATGTGGATTTTTTCtgtgacatttttttctgtacTTGTAGGATCTGTGAATAGACTTTCTTTTTGTGGATCTAATGTGCTTGATAGTTATTTTTGTGATTATGGCCCTATCTATAGAATAGCCTGCAATGATATTTCTGTAAATCTTTTGTTAGGTAAAATTTGCTATAGTCTCTTGATTTTTACACCACTAATTTTGATCTTCATCTCATATTTCTGCATTGCTTTAGTTTTGTTTAAAATTCCCCATGGTGTTGACCGGATCAAATCCATAAAAACCTGCACTTCACATCTCATGTTGGTGGCAATTTTTTATATCCCAATTTTAAGCAATAATGTTGCATCTATCATAGCACCTTTGCATCCAAACGCCCGGATAATTAACAATTCTCTCACTCAGACAATACCACCTATGCTGAATCCCATCATATACACTCTAAAGACAGAGGAGGTCATGCAATCCATTAAAGAACTGTACAAACGAAGCAGGGTGAGCACAACtcaggaaaaaaacatgaaatgcagtaggagaaattaa
- the LOC125261149 gene encoding olfactory receptor 51E2-like produces the protein MSSTQSNFSANVTFVRPATFFIKGFSNIPHVKYYYMFLSLVYVVTVLGNSFIMYIIYLARRLHTAKYIAVFHLALSDLCGSSALIPKIIDTFLFEHQDVSYEACLANMFFVYHFMNLQSLTLLVLAYDRLVAICFPLRYHAIVTKTAMFLIIGVIWIFSVTYFSVLVGLVNRISFCGSNVIDSHFCDQGLIYKLACNDNSINIMMGKISFGLLMCTPLILIIISYFCIALALLKIAHGAERIKAMKTCTSHLMLVAIGYIPLISNNIAALTTTIDPNTRIINNSLRQIIPSMLNPIIYTLKTEEVMLSIKELYKRSTVNMMTERNMKCIRINTN, from the coding sequence ATGAGCTCCACGCAGTCAAACTTCTCTGCAAATGTGACCTTTGTTCGTCCTGCAACATTTTTCATCAAAGGCTTTTCTAATATCCCACATGTGAAATACTACTATATGTTCTTGTCTTTGGTGTATGTTGTGACTGTTTTGGGGAATTCATTTATCATGTATATCATTTATTTGGCCCGCAGACTTCATACAGCCAAATACATTGCTGTTTTCCATCTGGCCCTTTCTGATCTTTGTGGAAGCTCAGCCTTGATTCCAAAAATTATTGACACATTTCTATTTGAGCACCAGGATGTTTCATATGAAGCGTGTTTggcaaatatgttttttgtgtaTCATTTCATGAATCTGCAGTCTTTAACACTACTTGTCTTGGCTTATGACAGACTGGTTGCTATTTGTTTTCCTCTACGGTATCATGCCATTGTAACCAAAACAGCCATGTTTCTGATCATAGGTGTAATTTGGATCTTTTCAGTGACATATTTTTCTGTACTTGTAGGATTGGTCAATAGAATCTCTTTTTGTGGATCTAATGTGATCGATAGTCATTTTTGTGACCAAGGCCTTATCTATAAATTAGCTTGTAATGATAATTCTATAAATATTATGATGGGAAAAATTAGCTTTGGTCTCCTCATGTGCACACCACTGATACTGATCATAATCTCATATTTCTGCATTGCTCTGGCTTTGCTGAAGATTGCTCATGGGGCTGAACGGATCAAAGCCATGAAAACCTGCACCTCACATCTCATGTTGGTGGCAATCGGTTATATTCCACTTATAAGCAATAATATTGCAGCCTTAACAACAACTATCGATCCAAACACCAGGATAATTAACAATTCCTTGAGACAGATAATACCATCTATGCTGAATCCCATCATATACACTCTAAAGACAGAGGAGGTCATGCTGTCCATAAAAGAACTGTACAAACGAAGCACAGTGAATATGATGACAGAAAGAAACATGAAATGCATTAGgataaatacaaattaa
- the LOC125261141 gene encoding olfactory receptor 24-like, with amino-acid sequence MQSNSSANVTIVRPATFFMNGFYNVPHAKYYYVFLSLVYVVTVLGNSFIMCIIYLARRLHTAKYISVFHLALSDLCGSSALIPKVIDTFLFEHQEISYEACLTYMFFVYHFMNLQSLTLLVLAYDRVVAICFPLRYHAIVTKTAMFLIIGVMWIFSVAFFSMIVGSVNRLSFCGSNVIDTYFCDYGPIYRIACNDISVNLLLGKICYGLLIFAPLILIFISYVCIALVLFKIPHGVDRIKSIKTCTSHLMLVAIFYIPVLSNNIASLIAPLHPNARIINNSLTQKISPMLNPIIYTLKTEEVMQSIKELYKRSRVSTTQEKNMK; translated from the coding sequence ATGCAGTCAAACTCCTCTGCAAATGTGACCATTGTTCGTCCTGCAACATTTTTCATGAACGGCTTTTATAATGTCCCACATGCAAAATATTACTATGTGTTCTTGTCTTTGGTGTATGTTGTGACTGTTTTAGGGAATTCATTCATCATGTGTATCATTTATTTGGCCCGCAGACTTCACACAGCCAAATACATTAGTGTTTTCCATCTGGCCCTTTCTGATCTGTGTGGAAGCTCGGCTTTGATTCCAAAAGTCATAGACACATTTTTATTCGAGCATCAGGAGATCTCATATGAAGCGTGCTTGACATATATGTTTTTTGTGTATCATTTCATGAATCTGCAGTCTTTGACACTACTTGTCTTGGCTTATGACAGAGTGGTTGCTATTTGTTTTCCTCTACGGTATCATGCCATTGTAACCAAAACAGCCATGTTTCTGATTATAGGCGTTATGTGGATTTTTTCTGTGGCTTTTTTTTCTATGATTGTAGGATCTGTGAATAGACTTTCTTTTTGTGGATCTAATGTGATTGATACTTATTTTTGTGATTATGGCCCTATCTATAGAATAGCCTGCAATGATATTTCTGTAAATCTTTTGTTAGGTAAAATTTGCTATGGTCTCTTGATTTTTGCACCACTAATTTTGATCTTCATCTCATATGTCTGCATTGCTTTAGTTTTGTTTAAAATTCCCCATGGTGTTGACCGGATCAAATCCATAAAAACCTGTACTTCACATCTCATGTTGGTGGCAATTTTTTATATTCCAGTTTTAAGCAATAATATTGCATCTCTCATAGCACCTTTGCATCCAAACGCCAGGATAATTAACAATTCTCTTACTCAGAAAATATCACCTATGCTGAATCCCATCATATACACTCTAAAGACAGAGGAGGTCATGCAATCCATTAAAGAACTGTACAAACGAAGCAGGGTGAGCACAACtcaggaaaaaaatatgaaatga
- the LOC125262900 gene encoding olfactory receptor 1-like, protein MSSTQSNSSANVTFVRPATFFLNGFSNVPYVKYYYAFLSLVYVVTVLGNSFIMYIIYLARRLHTAKYIAVFHLALSDLCGSSTLIPNIIDTFLFDHQDISYEVCFVNMFFVYHFMNLQSLTLLVLSYDRLVAICFPLQYHAIVTKSAMFLIIGVMWILSGTYFSVHVGLLNRLSICSSNVVNSYFCDYGPVCRLACNDNSLNLLMGKICLGFLICLPPILIFISYICIALALLKIAHGAERIKAIKTCTSHLILVAVFYLPLVANNIAAATIPIHPNSRLINNSLTQIVPPMLNPIIYTLKTEEVMQSIKELYKRSKVNTTQERNMKLN, encoded by the coding sequence ATGAGCTCCACGCAGTCAAACTCCTCTGCAAATGTGACCTTTGTTCGTCCTGCAACATTTTTCCTCAACGGCTTTTCTAATGTTCCATATGTGAAATACTACTATGCATTCTTGTCTTTGGTGTATGTTGTGACTGTTTTAGGGAATTCATTTATCATGTATATCATTTATTTGGCCCGCAGACTTCACACAGCCAAATACATTGCTGTTTTCCATCTGGCCCTTTCTGATCTGTGTGGAAGCTCGACTTTGATTCCAAATATCattgacacatttttgtttgaCCACCAGGACATTTCATACGAAGTGTGCTTcgtaaatatgttttttgtataTCATTTCATGAATCTGCAGTCTTTGACACTACTTGTCTTGTCTTATGACAGACTGGTTGCTATTTGTTTTCCTCTACAATATCATGCAATTGTTACCAAATCAGCCATGTTTCTAATCATAGGTGTTATGTGGATTTTATCTGGGACTTATTTTTCTGTACATGTGGGTTTGCTGAATAGACTTTCTATTTGTAGTTCTAATGTGGTTAATAGTTATTTCTGTGATTATGGCCCTGTCTGTAGACTAGCTTGTAATGATAATTCCTTGAATTTACTGATGGGAAAAATTTGCCTTGGTTTTCTGATTTGTCTGCCTCCAATACTGATCTTCATTTCATATATCTGCATTGCTCTGGCTCTGCTTAAGATTGCTCATGGTGCTGAACGAATCAAAGCTATAAAAACCTGCACCTCACATCTCATATTGGTGGCAGTTTTTTATCTTCCACTTGTAGCCAATAATATTGCAGCTGCCACAATACCGATCCATCCAAACTCCAGGTTAATTAACAATTCCTTGACTCAGATAGTACCACCTATGTTGAATCCCATCATATACACTCTAAAGACAGAGGAAGTCATGCAATCCATAAAAGAACTGTACAAGCGAAGCAAGGTGAACACTACTCAGGaaagaaatatgaaattaaattga